A single window of Usitatibacter rugosus DNA harbors:
- a CDS encoding amino acid ABC transporter substrate-binding protein has translation MKATFAVLFVAGLALGAASARAQSEPPVELTGTLAKARASGAVTIAHRESSIPFSYLNARKEPIGYSIELCKLLVEAMGASVGKELEVKWLPVTSATRIEAITSGKADIECGSTTNDIERRKLVSFSPTIFVSGTKLMVKRGSPIKSFRDLAGKTVVVTAGTTNEKAMQEITKRFKIAFRLVVSPDHAHSFMQVVEGKADAFATDDVLLYGLIALNVAQKDFEVIGEFLSYDPYGVMYRKGDAQMERLVNETFHALAEDGEIERQYKRWFLRKLPSGASIDLPMSPQLETLIRTMATKPD, from the coding sequence GTGAAGGCCACTTTCGCAGTCCTCTTCGTCGCCGGGCTCGCCCTCGGGGCGGCCAGCGCGCGCGCGCAATCCGAGCCGCCGGTGGAGCTCACCGGCACGCTCGCCAAGGCCCGCGCGAGCGGCGCCGTCACGATCGCCCATCGCGAATCGTCCATCCCGTTCTCGTACCTCAACGCGCGCAAGGAGCCCATCGGCTACTCGATCGAGCTCTGCAAGCTGCTGGTCGAGGCCATGGGCGCGTCGGTCGGCAAGGAGCTGGAGGTCAAGTGGCTGCCGGTGACATCGGCCACGCGCATCGAGGCGATCACGTCAGGCAAGGCCGATATCGAGTGCGGCTCCACGACCAACGACATCGAGCGCAGGAAGCTCGTGTCCTTCTCGCCGACGATCTTCGTCTCCGGCACCAAGCTCATGGTGAAGCGCGGCTCGCCGATCAAGTCCTTCCGCGACTTGGCCGGCAAGACCGTCGTGGTCACCGCGGGAACGACCAACGAGAAGGCGATGCAGGAGATCACGAAGCGCTTCAAGATCGCCTTTCGCCTCGTCGTCTCGCCCGACCATGCGCATTCGTTCATGCAGGTGGTCGAGGGCAAGGCCGATGCGTTCGCCACGGACGACGTGCTGCTCTACGGCCTCATCGCGCTCAACGTGGCGCAGAAGGACTTCGAAGTGATCGGCGAGTTCCTCTCGTACGATCCCTACGGCGTGATGTACCGGAAGGGCGACGCGCAGATGGAACGGCTCGTGAACGAGACCTTCCACGCGCTCGCCGAGGACGGCGAGATCGAGCGCCAGTACAAGCGCTGGTTCCTCCGCAAGCTCCCCTCGGGCGCCAGCATCGACCTGCCGATGAGCCCGCAGCTGGAGACGCTCATCCGCACGATGGCCACGAAGCCGGACTGA
- a CDS encoding response regulator transcription factor, with protein MIPQGSDIAGLVHVLDDDEHVRIALARLLRAAGFEVRTHASPASYLAEPATVSPCCLVLDERMPEVSGLEMQEALVREGSAVPIIFLTGHGDIPMSVRAMRAGAIDVLTKPVDRDLLLGAVTAAFARHATAVSGQQQLDEVKGRYGKLTAREREVFEGVSAGKLNKQVAADLDISERTVKAHRSQVMEKMQARSVADLVRAWELLQR; from the coding sequence ATGATTCCCCAGGGCAGCGACATCGCGGGCCTGGTCCACGTGCTGGACGACGACGAGCACGTGCGCATTGCCCTGGCACGGTTGCTTCGCGCTGCCGGATTCGAGGTCCGTACCCACGCTTCGCCGGCCAGCTACCTGGCCGAGCCCGCGACCGTTTCCCCCTGCTGCCTCGTCCTCGACGAGCGGATGCCCGAAGTGAGCGGGCTGGAGATGCAGGAAGCACTGGTACGCGAGGGAAGCGCGGTGCCGATCATCTTCCTCACGGGGCACGGCGACATCCCGATGAGCGTGCGCGCGATGCGGGCCGGCGCCATCGATGTTCTCACCAAGCCCGTCGATCGCGACCTGCTGCTCGGGGCCGTCACCGCGGCTTTCGCCCGCCATGCCACGGCCGTGAGCGGCCAGCAGCAGCTCGACGAAGTGAAGGGGCGCTACGGAAAGCTCACGGCACGCGAGCGCGAGGTCTTCGAAGGTGTTTCGGCCGGCAAGCTGAACAAGCAGGTCGCCGCCGACCTCGACATCTCGGAGCGGACGGTCAAGGCCCACCGGTCGCAGGTGATGGAAAAGATGCAGGCACGATCGGTCGCCGACCTGGTGAGGGCCTGGGAGCTGCTCCAGCGGTAG
- a CDS encoding response regulator transcription factor, producing the protein MLKPRRLQVAVVDDEAHVRKALDRLMRGAGFEVQTWKSGSDFLGALPGHHLDCVILDLHMPGLSGFDVLASLNTPETHLPAIMITGHDTPGAEERARAAGASAYLRKPVDATELIEAIKRAVEPAP; encoded by the coding sequence ATGTTGAAACCCAGACGCCTCCAGGTCGCCGTCGTCGACGACGAAGCCCACGTCCGCAAGGCGCTCGATCGCCTCATGCGCGGCGCCGGATTCGAGGTGCAGACGTGGAAGAGCGGCAGCGACTTCCTCGGCGCGCTCCCCGGGCACCACCTCGACTGCGTGATCCTCGACCTTCACATGCCGGGGCTCAGCGGCTTCGACGTGCTCGCGTCCCTCAATACGCCGGAGACCCACCTTCCGGCCATCATGATCACGGGCCACGACACGCCGGGCGCCGAAGAGCGGGCGCGCGCGGCGGGCGCCTCCGCCTACTTGCGCAAGCCCGTCGATGCCACCGAGCTGATCGAGGCCATCAAGCGCGCGGTCGAGCCGGCCCCATGA
- a CDS encoding sensor histidine kinase, with protein MRRHAWGWCCLLASFVLALPQAEAKSVLVLHGLEWRANTIRVFDQVLREELGVLKPGSDLHYYTEFIEGTRFPGEVQEQRFADFLRQRYSDVKVDAIVAMDPTSLRFMARHRDRIFPGTPLAYAGLRDATLSRFKLPADFVGSSYPTNARGTVELALRLRPQARELVIITGTAELDLSIEEQLRQAATELAPNLKLRVLTGLPFESIVEEIPKLPRDALVITGPFLRDGTGQAFTSLTVLLDRIRDITPVPIVHTFENAVGRGALASYSLPIEAVPRQAAAVARQLLAGVAPSSVVLPPPVQLVAFVDWRQLKRWDIPESLLPPDTVVRFRELTFWDQYRYEAIGIASAVLLQSMLIALLLVQRRRRTRAESTLLENEQSMKLAADAANLSMWSWDIVRDRISRVSSPGHFPRETDIGISLGTFLAAIHPEDREAVRLAVRRALDGDGRYESEYRVVDSAGNVHWYAGRGRVERDPLKPLRLLGVTLDITQRKLAELEAQLRRNELAHLSRVTMVGELSGSIAHELNQPLTAILANAQAAQMFIRRETVDLVEIESILDDIVLNDKRAGGIIKSLRKMLKKEDSAQEVLAVDELVHDVLRLIHNDLVNRHVTVETHLGAQRAAVFGDRTQLQQVVINLLLNGCDSMSDLPRAERILVVSSEVVDSRVRVTVSDCGSGIAQDKHEEIFAPFFTTKPQGLGLGLAICRTIMTSHGGQLTGRNNRDRGASFTLVLAEHSAAAKAGGESC; from the coding sequence ATGAGGCGCCACGCCTGGGGCTGGTGTTGCCTGCTGGCGTCGTTCGTCCTCGCGCTCCCGCAGGCGGAAGCGAAGTCCGTGCTCGTGCTCCATGGGCTCGAATGGCGCGCGAATACCATCCGCGTCTTCGACCAGGTGCTGCGCGAGGAGCTGGGCGTCCTGAAGCCCGGCAGCGATCTCCACTACTACACGGAATTCATCGAGGGCACGCGCTTTCCCGGGGAGGTGCAGGAACAGCGCTTCGCGGATTTCCTGCGCCAACGCTACTCGGACGTGAAGGTCGACGCGATCGTCGCCATGGATCCCACGTCGCTGCGCTTCATGGCGCGCCATCGCGACCGGATCTTTCCCGGCACGCCGCTCGCCTATGCGGGCCTGCGCGACGCGACCCTTTCGCGATTCAAGCTTCCCGCGGACTTCGTCGGCTCCTCCTATCCCACGAACGCGCGCGGCACCGTGGAGCTGGCGCTCCGCCTGCGCCCCCAGGCGCGCGAGCTGGTGATCATTACCGGGACCGCCGAACTGGATCTCTCCATCGAGGAACAGCTGCGGCAAGCCGCCACGGAGCTGGCTCCCAACCTGAAGCTGCGCGTGCTGACCGGGCTCCCGTTCGAGTCGATCGTGGAGGAGATTCCCAAGCTGCCCCGCGACGCGCTCGTGATTACCGGGCCTTTCCTGCGGGATGGAACCGGCCAGGCTTTCACGAGCCTCACGGTTCTGCTCGATCGCATCCGCGACATCACGCCCGTGCCCATCGTGCACACGTTCGAGAATGCGGTCGGGCGCGGAGCGCTCGCGAGCTATTCGCTTCCCATCGAAGCCGTCCCGCGCCAGGCCGCGGCGGTCGCCCGCCAGCTCCTCGCCGGCGTCGCGCCCTCCTCCGTGGTGCTGCCGCCGCCGGTGCAGCTGGTTGCCTTCGTGGACTGGAGGCAACTCAAGCGCTGGGACATTCCGGAAAGCCTCCTTCCGCCGGACACGGTCGTACGCTTCCGCGAGCTCACGTTCTGGGACCAGTATCGCTACGAGGCGATCGGAATCGCATCCGCCGTGCTGCTGCAGTCGATGCTGATCGCGCTCCTGCTGGTGCAGCGCAGGCGCCGGACGCGGGCCGAATCGACGCTGCTCGAGAACGAGCAGTCGATGAAGCTCGCGGCCGACGCGGCCAACCTCTCGATGTGGAGCTGGGACATCGTGCGCGACAGGATCTCGCGGGTGTCCTCGCCGGGGCATTTCCCGCGGGAGACGGACATCGGCATCAGTCTCGGAACATTCCTGGCCGCCATCCACCCCGAAGATCGCGAAGCCGTGAGGCTGGCCGTGCGGCGGGCCCTCGACGGCGACGGCCGCTACGAGAGCGAATACCGCGTCGTGGATTCCGCCGGCAACGTCCATTGGTACGCGGGGCGCGGCCGCGTGGAGCGCGATCCGCTCAAGCCCCTTCGCCTGCTGGGCGTGACGCTCGACATCACCCAGCGAAAGCTCGCGGAGCTCGAAGCACAGCTCCGGCGCAACGAGCTCGCCCACCTGTCGCGGGTCACGATGGTCGGGGAGCTCTCGGGCTCCATCGCCCACGAGCTGAACCAGCCCCTCACCGCCATCCTGGCCAACGCGCAGGCGGCCCAGATGTTCATTCGCCGCGAGACGGTCGATTTGGTCGAGATCGAGTCCATCCTCGACGACATCGTGCTCAACGACAAGCGTGCCGGCGGCATCATCAAGTCGCTTCGAAAGATGCTGAAGAAGGAGGATTCCGCGCAAGAGGTGCTGGCTGTCGATGAGCTGGTCCATGACGTGCTTCGCCTCATCCACAACGACCTCGTCAACCGCCACGTGACGGTCGAGACGCATCTCGGGGCGCAACGCGCCGCGGTGTTCGGCGATCGAACGCAGCTGCAGCAAGTCGTGATCAACCTGCTGCTGAACGGGTGCGATTCGATGTCGGATCTCCCACGCGCCGAGCGCATCCTCGTGGTGAGCAGCGAGGTGGTCGACTCCCGGGTGCGCGTGACGGTTTCGGACTGCGGCAGCGGCATCGCGCAGGACAAGCACGAGGAGATCTTCGCGCCGTTCTTCACCACGAAGCCGCAGGGCCTGGGCCTCGGCCTGGCGATCTGCAGGACCATCATGACGTCCCACGGGGGCCAGCTGACCGGACGCAACAACCGCGACCGGGGCGCCTCCTTCACGCTCGTGCTCGCGGAACACTCCGCCGCCGCGAAGGCCGGGGGCGAATCGTGCTGA
- a CDS encoding lytic transglycosylase F, which produces MQRILSFKHAAFVFAWACCQLAAAALAQEPPAKGSAGKLTIDPAEMQKPWTGDLDGMVERRTVRVLTPNSKTFYFNDKGTLRGSVVDFFRQYEEDLNKKLAAEKKLKDKNLKVRVVFIPMRRDQLLPALAAGKGDVAAGNITITPERRKLVDFSDAGMGNVSEVAVTGPASPKLATLDDLAGKEVFVRKSSSYYESLVVLNKRFVAEKKAPVTFREAPETLEDEDLLEMLNAGLVAIVIVDKHKADFWKQVFPKIVVHDTVAVRTGGEVAWAFRKGSPQLQASLNDFVAKHKVGTSTGNQLLTKYLKNAGYVKNAASETERKKFFDLVQYFQKYGTKYDVDWVLMGAQGYQESQLNQQAKSAVGAIGVMQVMPATGKDMNVGDIRETEANIHAGIKYMRWMIDNYYGKEPMTDLDKALFAFASYNAGAGKISQLRKEAAKRGLDPNVWFQNVEYVVAEKIGQETVTYVSNIYKYYIAYRLIQESQAVRKDAIDKVKSGGK; this is translated from the coding sequence ATGCAAAGAATCCTCTCCTTCAAGCATGCGGCCTTCGTCTTCGCATGGGCCTGCTGCCAGCTGGCCGCCGCAGCGCTCGCGCAGGAGCCGCCCGCAAAGGGTTCCGCCGGAAAGCTGACCATCGATCCCGCGGAGATGCAGAAGCCGTGGACCGGTGACCTGGACGGCATGGTCGAGCGGCGGACCGTCCGCGTGCTCACCCCGAACAGCAAGACGTTCTACTTCAACGACAAGGGGACGCTGCGCGGCAGCGTCGTCGACTTCTTCCGGCAGTACGAAGAGGACCTCAACAAGAAGCTCGCCGCGGAGAAGAAGCTCAAGGACAAGAACCTGAAGGTCCGGGTGGTGTTCATCCCGATGCGCAGGGACCAGCTGCTGCCGGCCCTGGCCGCGGGAAAAGGCGACGTCGCCGCGGGCAACATCACGATCACGCCGGAGCGCCGGAAGCTGGTGGACTTCAGCGACGCGGGCATGGGCAATGTGAGCGAGGTCGCCGTCACCGGCCCGGCGTCGCCGAAGCTCGCGACGCTGGACGACCTTGCCGGCAAGGAAGTCTTCGTGCGCAAGTCGTCGAGCTACTACGAGAGCCTCGTCGTCCTCAACAAGAGGTTCGTGGCCGAGAAGAAGGCTCCCGTCACTTTCCGTGAGGCGCCCGAGACTCTCGAGGACGAGGACCTGCTCGAGATGCTGAACGCCGGCCTGGTCGCGATCGTCATCGTCGACAAGCACAAGGCGGATTTCTGGAAGCAGGTCTTCCCGAAGATTGTCGTGCACGACACGGTCGCCGTTCGCACCGGTGGCGAGGTCGCGTGGGCATTCCGCAAGGGCAGCCCCCAGCTCCAGGCGTCGTTGAACGATTTCGTGGCGAAGCACAAGGTCGGGACCTCCACCGGCAACCAGCTGCTGACGAAGTACCTCAAGAACGCGGGCTACGTGAAGAACGCGGCCTCCGAGACCGAGCGCAAGAAGTTCTTCGACCTGGTCCAGTACTTCCAGAAGTACGGCACGAAGTACGACGTGGACTGGGTGCTGATGGGCGCTCAGGGCTACCAGGAGTCGCAGCTGAACCAGCAGGCGAAGAGCGCGGTCGGTGCGATCGGCGTGATGCAGGTCATGCCCGCCACCGGCAAGGACATGAACGTCGGCGACATCCGCGAGACCGAGGCGAACATCCACGCGGGCATCAAGTACATGCGCTGGATGATCGACAACTACTACGGGAAGGAGCCGATGACGGACCTCGACAAGGCCCTCTTCGCGTTCGCCTCGTACAACGCCGGCGCGGGCAAGATCTCGCAGCTTCGCAAGGAGGCCGCCAAGCGCGGGCTCGATCCGAACGTCTGGTTCCAGAACGTGGAGTACGTCGTGGCCGAGAAGATCGGCCAGGAGACCGTGACCTACGTCAGCAACATCTATAAGTACTACATCGCGTACCGCCTGATCCAGGAGAGCCAGGCCGTTCGCAAGGACGCCATCGACAAGGTGAAGAGCGGCGGCAAGTGA
- a CDS encoding patatin-like phospholipase family protein: MPGARKTRIAIACQGGGAQTAFTAGALKALFQEGVHEEFDIVGLSGTSGGAMCTALAWYALRKGDKEPWKRLDAFWEENTAKSPIEIAFNRYLVDTLRMTNRGLLAQVARGPKSPITAAFMQGWSRHMRPRFTDMEGLLRAHIDFDELKRWGKQPKGPVLLIGAIEVLSGRLATFSSANEAIRVEHIMASSTVPMLFPAVEIGKGVYWDGVFSDNPPVNELVQPVHVGAGNLPEEIWVVKINPTTCAQTPVGPEEIVDRRNQLTGNISLFHQLDTIAWLNNLYLKGAIDKAFMAKNNIPGPVRIPKSYADDPDLEYHIPCIEMSGALTGKLGIESKLDRSAENLKPLIADGERQARAFLAERAKLSRKPRPSSASARSKTLRRPSR, from the coding sequence ATGCCCGGCGCAAGAAAGACCCGCATCGCGATCGCCTGCCAGGGCGGCGGTGCACAGACCGCCTTCACCGCAGGCGCCCTGAAAGCCCTCTTCCAGGAGGGCGTCCACGAGGAGTTCGATATCGTCGGCCTCTCCGGCACTTCGGGAGGCGCGATGTGCACGGCGCTCGCCTGGTATGCGCTGCGCAAGGGCGACAAGGAGCCGTGGAAACGGCTGGATGCGTTCTGGGAGGAGAACACCGCGAAGTCGCCGATCGAGATCGCCTTCAACCGCTATCTCGTGGATACGCTGCGCATGACCAACCGCGGCCTGCTGGCGCAGGTCGCGCGCGGCCCCAAGTCGCCGATCACCGCGGCGTTCATGCAGGGGTGGTCCCGCCACATGCGCCCGCGCTTCACCGACATGGAGGGGTTGCTTCGCGCGCATATCGACTTCGACGAGTTGAAGCGCTGGGGCAAGCAACCGAAGGGCCCCGTGCTCCTCATCGGCGCGATCGAAGTGCTGAGCGGCCGGCTGGCGACGTTCTCCTCGGCCAACGAGGCGATCCGCGTGGAGCACATCATGGCCTCCAGCACCGTGCCGATGCTCTTTCCCGCGGTCGAGATCGGGAAGGGCGTTTATTGGGACGGCGTGTTCTCGGACAATCCGCCGGTGAACGAGCTCGTGCAGCCCGTCCACGTCGGCGCGGGCAACCTGCCGGAAGAGATCTGGGTCGTGAAGATCAACCCGACGACGTGCGCGCAAACGCCGGTGGGGCCCGAGGAAATCGTCGATCGCCGCAACCAGCTCACGGGCAACATCTCGCTCTTCCACCAGCTCGACACGATCGCGTGGCTGAACAACCTTTATCTCAAGGGCGCGATCGACAAGGCGTTCATGGCGAAGAACAACATCCCGGGGCCCGTGCGCATCCCGAAGTCGTACGCGGACGATCCGGACCTCGAATACCACATCCCCTGCATCGAGATGTCCGGCGCGCTGACGGGCAAGCTCGGCATCGAGAGCAAGCTCGACCGCAGCGCGGAGAACCTGAAGCCGCTGATCGCGGACGGCGAGCGCCAGGCGCGGGCGTTCCTCGCCGAGCGCGCGAAGCTCAGCCGGAAACCTCGGCCATCTTCCGCTTCGGCACGTTCGAAGACTTTGCGACGGCCGTCGCGATGA
- the gfa gene encoding S-(hydroxymethyl)glutathione synthase gives MPLSIHPQVDRGAKAAAANFTGGNLSCHCADRKVTVAIKGQAQFNHVCGCTKCWKPAGSLFSQVAATASTNVSVTANADKLKVVDDKALIQRYACAQCGVHMHGRVNRPGHPLHGFDFFHTELSTDAGWAPPGFAAFVSSIIESGADPERMGDVRARLRELGLEPYDCLSPGLMDFIATAVAKSSNVPKRKMAEVSG, from the coding sequence ATGCCTCTCTCCATCCATCCCCAGGTCGACCGCGGCGCGAAGGCCGCGGCGGCGAATTTCACCGGCGGCAACCTCTCCTGCCATTGCGCGGATCGCAAGGTCACGGTCGCGATCAAGGGACAGGCCCAGTTCAACCACGTGTGCGGCTGCACGAAGTGCTGGAAGCCGGCCGGGTCGTTGTTCTCCCAGGTCGCGGCGACGGCGAGCACCAACGTCTCGGTCACGGCGAATGCGGACAAGCTGAAGGTCGTGGACGACAAGGCGCTCATCCAGCGCTACGCGTGCGCGCAGTGCGGCGTCCACATGCATGGCCGGGTCAACAGGCCGGGCCATCCGCTCCACGGATTCGACTTCTTCCACACCGAGCTGTCGACCGACGCCGGCTGGGCGCCACCGGGCTTCGCGGCGTTCGTCTCGTCGATCATCGAATCGGGCGCCGATCCGGAACGGATGGGCGACGTCCGGGCGCGCCTGCGCGAGCTGGGGCTCGAGCCCTACGACTGCCTGTCGCCGGGCCTCATGGACTTCATCGCGACGGCCGTCGCAAAGTCTTCGAACGTGCCGAAGCGGAAGATGGCCGAGGTTTCCGGCTGA
- a CDS encoding PA0069 family radical SAM protein: MPLKSTAGNHGAPAKGRGAASNPEGRFENWERGSVDDGWVQDPEEEPVKPKTIVTIERAKSVISRNDSPDVGLTQSLNPYRGCSNGCPYCFARPSHAYLGLSPGLDFETRLFAKTNAAEIFREEISKPGYRCEPLAIGVNTDAYQTIEREYRITRSVLEVCYETNHPVSLITKCAMIERDLDLLAPMARNNLVHATLSVTTLDHGIARYMEPRASAPARRILAIERLSKAGIPVGVNVAPVIPFLTDSELESILEAAKNAGAKSAGYILMRLPWEVKDIFREWLQVHFPLKADHVMSRVHQMRNGKDNDPRFGSRMKGEGLFAELLKQRFDKAYARLGFEDTAYEPLDTTKFVPPSRNGQASLF; the protein is encoded by the coding sequence ATGCCATTGAAGTCCACTGCTGGAAACCACGGCGCGCCTGCGAAGGGCCGAGGTGCCGCGTCGAATCCCGAGGGGCGTTTCGAGAACTGGGAGCGCGGTTCGGTCGACGACGGTTGGGTTCAGGATCCCGAAGAGGAGCCCGTAAAGCCGAAGACGATCGTCACGATCGAGCGTGCGAAGAGTGTGATCTCGCGCAACGATTCACCCGACGTTGGCCTGACCCAATCTTTGAACCCTTACCGTGGATGCAGCAACGGGTGCCCTTATTGCTTCGCTCGTCCGAGCCACGCGTATCTCGGATTGTCTCCGGGGCTCGATTTCGAGACGCGCCTCTTCGCCAAGACGAATGCAGCCGAGATTTTCCGCGAGGAGATCTCGAAGCCGGGATATCGCTGTGAGCCGCTCGCAATCGGCGTCAACACCGACGCGTACCAGACGATCGAGCGCGAGTACCGCATCACGCGCTCAGTCCTCGAGGTCTGCTATGAAACGAATCACCCCGTCTCCCTCATCACGAAGTGCGCGATGATCGAGCGGGACCTCGATCTGCTTGCGCCGATGGCCAGGAATAATCTCGTCCACGCCACGCTTTCGGTTACGACACTCGATCACGGAATCGCGCGTTACATGGAACCTCGAGCAAGCGCGCCAGCTCGCAGGATCCTCGCCATCGAGCGCCTCTCGAAAGCCGGGATCCCCGTCGGTGTCAATGTCGCCCCCGTCATTCCCTTCCTCACCGACTCGGAACTCGAATCCATTCTGGAGGCCGCGAAGAACGCGGGAGCCAAGAGCGCCGGCTACATCCTCATGCGGCTTCCCTGGGAGGTGAAGGACATCTTCCGCGAGTGGCTGCAGGTGCATTTCCCATTGAAGGCCGATCACGTGATGTCCCGCGTGCATCAGATGCGGAACGGCAAGGACAACGACCCGCGCTTCGGCTCGCGCATGAAGGGCGAGGGCCTGTTCGCGGAGCTCCTGAAGCAGCGCTTCGACAAGGCGTACGCGCGCCTCGGTTTCGAGGACACGGCGTACGAGCCGCTCGATACCACGAAGTTCGTCCCTCCCTCGCGCAACGGCCAGGCCTCGCTTTTCTAG
- a CDS encoding M15 family metallopeptidase produces MKTLSIEHVPGHPDFRALSSIGGIGIDLRYASANNLVGSDLYAPFDCSWLHREGAERLEQAVAHLANQRPDLKLVVLDAVRPQRVQQRLWDRLEGTDLRMYFADPARGSIHSFGMAVDITLADRSNTELDMGTPFDDLTELSHPQREAAWLASGALTRAQLDNRMLLRDVMSRAGWQGISTEWWHFDGGDRERIRAEFARVL; encoded by the coding sequence GTGAAGACGCTTTCCATCGAACACGTCCCCGGCCATCCGGACTTCCGCGCGCTCTCGTCGATCGGCGGCATTGGCATCGACCTGCGTTACGCGAGCGCCAACAACCTGGTCGGCTCCGATCTCTATGCGCCCTTCGATTGCTCGTGGCTGCATCGCGAGGGCGCGGAGCGCCTCGAGCAGGCCGTCGCCCACCTCGCGAACCAGCGTCCCGATCTCAAGCTCGTGGTCCTCGATGCCGTGAGGCCGCAGCGCGTACAGCAGCGCCTGTGGGATCGGCTGGAGGGGACGGACCTGCGCATGTACTTCGCCGACCCCGCGCGCGGCTCCATCCATTCGTTCGGCATGGCGGTGGACATCACGCTCGCGGACCGGAGCAACACCGAGCTCGACATGGGCACGCCCTTCGACGACCTCACCGAGCTCTCGCACCCGCAGCGCGAAGCGGCGTGGCTCGCCAGCGGCGCACTCACACGGGCGCAGCTCGACAACCGCATGCTTCTTCGCGATGTGATGAGCCGTGCCGGATGGCAGGGCATCTCCACCGAGTGGTGGCACTTCGACGGCGGGGACCGCGAGCGGATCCGCGCCGAGTTCGCCCGCGTTCTCTAA
- the dacB gene encoding D-alanyl-D-alanine carboxypeptidase/D-alanyl-D-alanine endopeptidase, whose translation MSLRAFLLCLFLCAPFEKCLAQSSLPDTLRAQVEAAGLPPDALSYTVQRLPDGATWAAAGADRSVQPASTLKLLTSLVALDTLGPIYRGRSELLLSGVKTAGVFEGDVILRGLGDVDLDAVAFERLLGALRLEGIQEIRGDLVLDRTFFDPARTDVGVPPFDEAPEFRYNLIPDALMAGSNLMHLDLASDQDTVRVLVATPLSGVTVETKMELVDRSCEDWEDGWKYPAVRTGRDGFVVVTLLGEYPRDCRASTAINVIDRVAYTERLFRATWQRLGGKFRGRVRDGVAPSTARLVASHGSRPLSQVLIDINKRSDNPVTRVMFLTLGVASGAGRPTAQSADAVIRAWMETHGIDSAGLVLENGSGLSRTERVTPNQLAAVLRLAAAGPWAPEYMASLPVVAVDGGMRNRLRTSPAAATARIKTGTLRDVTAIAGYVRDSGGGTNVVVAMLNHERATRYVARPILDAIIDWVARSTGPAL comes from the coding sequence GTGTCCTTGCGCGCCTTCCTGCTCTGCCTCTTCCTCTGCGCCCCCTTCGAAAAGTGCCTCGCCCAGTCCAGCTTGCCGGACACCTTGCGCGCGCAGGTCGAGGCCGCGGGCCTGCCCCCCGATGCCCTCTCCTACACGGTGCAGCGGCTCCCGGATGGCGCCACCTGGGCCGCGGCGGGGGCCGATCGCAGCGTCCAGCCCGCCTCCACGCTGAAGCTCCTCACGTCCCTGGTCGCCCTCGATACGCTGGGCCCAATCTATCGCGGACGCTCCGAGCTGCTCCTGTCCGGGGTCAAGACCGCGGGCGTGTTCGAGGGCGACGTGATCCTGCGCGGGCTCGGGGACGTGGACCTGGACGCCGTGGCCTTCGAGCGGCTGCTGGGGGCGCTTCGCCTCGAGGGCATCCAGGAGATCCGCGGCGACCTCGTGCTCGACCGCACCTTCTTCGACCCGGCCCGCACCGACGTGGGCGTGCCGCCCTTCGACGAGGCCCCGGAGTTCCGCTACAACCTCATCCCCGACGCGCTGATGGCGGGCTCGAACCTGATGCATCTCGACCTCGCCTCGGACCAGGACACCGTGCGGGTGCTCGTGGCCACGCCGCTCTCCGGCGTGACCGTCGAGACGAAGATGGAGCTCGTCGATCGTTCCTGCGAGGACTGGGAGGACGGCTGGAAGTATCCGGCCGTGCGAACCGGGCGTGACGGCTTCGTGGTCGTGACGCTGCTCGGGGAATATCCGCGCGATTGCCGCGCCTCGACGGCGATCAACGTCATCGATCGCGTCGCCTACACGGAGCGGCTCTTCCGGGCCACGTGGCAGCGGCTGGGCGGGAAATTCCGCGGCAGGGTTCGTGATGGCGTGGCGCCCTCCACCGCGCGGCTCGTTGCATCGCACGGATCGCGACCGCTCTCGCAGGTGCTGATCGACATCAACAAGCGCTCGGACAATCCCGTGACCCGCGTGATGTTCCTCACGCTGGGCGTGGCCTCGGGCGCGGGCCGGCCGACGGCGCAGTCCGCGGATGCCGTGATTCGCGCGTGGATGGAGACACACGGCATCGATAGTGCGGGGCTCGTCCTCGAGAACGGATCGGGATTGTCGCGGACGGAGCGCGTCACGCCGAACCAATTGGCGGCGGTGCTACGCCTCGCGGCGGCCGGCCCGTGGGCGCCCGAGTACATGGCCAGCCTGCCGGTGGTGGCGGTGGATGGCGGGATGCGCAATCGCCTGCGCACGAGCCCGGCGGCGGCGACGGCTCGCATCAAGACCGGGACGCTGCGTGACGTCACCGCGATTGCCGGCTACGTGCGCGATTCGGGTGGTGGAACCAACGTCGTGGTGGCGATGCTCAATCACGAGCGGGCGACGCGCTACGTGGCGCGGCCGATCCTCGACGCGATCATCGACTGGGTAGCTCGATCGACGGGCCCTGCGCTCTAG